A stretch of the Clostridium fungisolvens genome encodes the following:
- a CDS encoding CobW family GTP-binding protein, whose amino-acid sequence MKIDIISGFLGSGKTTLIKKLISEQLYKERVVVIENEYGEVGIDGSLLCENDIKVKELISGCICCSIANDFVESIDDILKEYNPDRLIIEPSGVAKLSKVVSLVRTRGTIGNKKINIQAVVVDIKNFDMYITNFGEFYTNQIVNARTVILSRTQNTSDQELTHVVMAIRKINPRCSIITTPWDRLSSQRILTVCEQRLEDLMRDSNQARKTLNVTHVIRDSRITTNSAAKDVFEVWSKEITDRFSIEQIKIILDKLKDERVVGLIIRAKGIIELDDDKWIQFDYIHDYININYIKAKDSRRVSVIGIDLNIPMIEELFSSHL is encoded by the coding sequence ATGAAGATTGACATAATTTCAGGCTTCTTAGGGTCAGGTAAGACTACATTGATAAAAAAACTCATTAGCGAACAATTATATAAGGAAAGAGTAGTAGTTATAGAAAATGAATATGGTGAAGTAGGTATAGATGGTTCTTTACTCTGTGAAAATGATATAAAAGTAAAAGAACTTATATCTGGTTGTATATGCTGTAGTATAGCTAATGATTTTGTTGAAAGTATTGATGACATATTAAAAGAGTATAATCCAGATAGATTAATCATAGAGCCATCAGGTGTAGCAAAGCTATCAAAAGTAGTATCACTTGTTAGAACACGTGGGACTATAGGAAATAAGAAAATTAATATCCAAGCTGTGGTGGTTGATATAAAAAATTTTGATATGTATATAACAAATTTTGGAGAGTTTTATACAAATCAGATAGTTAATGCTAGGACTGTAATACTCAGTAGAACTCAAAATACAAGTGATCAGGAACTTACTCATGTAGTTATGGCCATCAGAAAGATAAATCCAAGATGTTCTATAATAACAACACCGTGGGATAGATTGTCTTCTCAAAGAATACTAACCGTTTGCGAACAAAGACTAGAAGATTTAATGAGAGACTCTAATCAAGCAAGAAAAACTTTAAACGTTACGCATGTTATAAGAGATTCTAGAATAACTACCAATAGTGCTGCAAAGGATGTATTTGAAGTCTGGTCTAAAGAAATTACAGATAGGTTTAGTATTGAGCAGATCAAGATTATATTAGATAAATTAAAAGATGAGAGGGTGGTTGGACTTATTATACGGGCTAAAGGAATTATTGAATTAGATGATGATAAGTGGATTCAATTTGATTACATTCATGACTATATAAATATAAATTATATAAAAGCTAAAGATTCAAGACGAGTTTCTGTAATAGGAATTGATTTGAATATACCAATGATAGAAGAACTATTTTCTTCTCATTTATAA
- a CDS encoding GTP-binding protein, protein MLKKIEVELITGFLSAGKTSFLQSFIDISKKEGSETLIIQCENGRAQLSEQFLNKKKLVLRKYKNNQDLDYKSFLNNINFHDPKRIVIECNGVCNLDEFLIFLNSDNLRKRIKVTGIITVVDCVTMNMFLKNMPSMILPNLRAADLIVLNNCDSVGLKKAEEMEQTLKDINLHAHILRCHSSINLDEDVRNCAIIKKFI, encoded by the coding sequence ATGCTAAAGAAAATTGAAGTAGAACTTATTACTGGTTTTTTGAGTGCTGGAAAAACGTCGTTTCTCCAGTCATTTATAGATATATCAAAGAAAGAAGGGTCTGAAACACTAATAATACAATGTGAGAATGGCAGAGCTCAGCTGTCTGAACAATTCTTAAACAAGAAAAAGCTTGTACTAAGGAAGTATAAAAACAATCAAGATTTAGATTATAAAAGTTTTTTAAATAATATAAACTTTCATGATCCTAAAAGGATTGTAATTGAATGCAATGGAGTCTGTAATCTAGATGAGTTTCTAATCTTCTTAAATTCGGATAATTTAAGAAAAAGAATAAAAGTTACAGGAATAATTACAGTAGTTGATTGCGTCACAATGAATATGTTTTTAAAGAATATGCCATCTATGATCCTTCCAAATCTTAGAGCTGCTGATTTAATAGTATTAAATAATTGTGATTCTGTAGGGCTAAAGAAAGCGGAAGAAATGGAACAAACATTAAAAGATATTAACCTTCATGCACATATATTAAGATGTCATAGTTCCATCAATCTTGATGAAGATGTAAGAAATTGTGCTATAATTAAAAAATTTATTTAA